From Methanosarcina lacustris Z-7289, one genomic window encodes:
- a CDS encoding IS4 family transposase, translating into MSPRPPPTLGDSLREMFPEEWLRQTAKETGLIVRERKIDPVIIFWVLTLGFGVRLQRTLASLKRDYEKESNKTLSDSSWYYRFTPELVEFLHQCVIHGIEELAKEPGRKLSKKLENFQDVLIQDSTIVRLHSSLADKFPAARARTVAAGVKVGVMVSAVANGPKTVALYSEKTAEIKTLKIGPWIKDRILLVDLGFYKNQMFARVGENGGYFVSRIKKNMDPILVSVEEGLSKTKSKEFAEKPVSECIKQLSGKDIDAVVKIAFKRRAYKGKQKRDEMLVRLVAVYNDEDEKHHIYITNIQKDVLNAKDIAKLYGARWDIELLFKELKSKYALDVLETKNVQVIEALIWTAMLTLIVSRRIYSIVRNSTAHPEKMAQYTQLRWSTIFAENASDLLTVILNRCGIQKTFETIMSVYESQALDPHVNRERFREELFL; encoded by the coding sequence AATTGACCCTGTCATCATCTTTTGGGTTTTAACTCTTGGTTTTGGTGTACGCTTGCAGCGTACACTTGCCAGTTTGAAAAGAGACTATGAAAAAGAATCAAATAAAACCCTAAGCGACAGCAGCTGGTACTATAGATTCACTCCAGAACTTGTGGAGTTTCTTCATCAGTGTGTGATTCACGGCATAGAAGAGCTTGCAAAAGAACCTGGTAGAAAACTTAGCAAAAAACTCGAAAACTTCCAGGATGTTCTCATTCAAGACAGCACAATTGTTCGTCTTCACTCCTCTTTAGCAGACAAGTTTCCAGCAGCAAGAGCAAGAACAGTAGCTGCAGGTGTAAAAGTAGGGGTTATGGTAAGTGCAGTTGCTAACGGACCTAAAACCGTTGCTTTGTACTCTGAAAAAACAGCTGAGATCAAAACATTGAAAATAGGTCCATGGATCAAAGACCGTATTCTTCTTGTTGATCTTGGTTTTTACAAAAATCAAATGTTTGCAAGAGTTGGCGAAAATGGGGGATATTTTGTCTCAAGGATTAAGAAGAATATGGATCCGATTCTTGTTTCTGTTGAAGAAGGACTTTCTAAGACAAAAAGCAAAGAGTTCGCGGAAAAACCTGTTAGTGAGTGTATTAAACAACTCTCTGGAAAAGATATTGATGCAGTTGTAAAAATAGCATTCAAAAGAAGAGCGTATAAAGGCAAACAAAAGCGGGATGAGATGCTTGTACGTCTTGTTGCGGTATATAATGATGAAGATGAAAAGCATCACATATATATCACAAATATTCAGAAAGATGTTTTGAATGCAAAAGACATTGCAAAATTATATGGAGCAAGATGGGACATAGAACTGCTGTTTAAGGAGTTGAAAAGCAAATACGCTCTTGACGTTCTTGAAACAAAGAATGTGCAGGTAATTGAGGCTCTAATATGGACAGCAATGTTGACACTAATCGTTAGCAGAAGAATTTATTCTATTGTAAGAAACTCGACAGCTCATCCTGAAAAAATGGCTCAATATACGCAGTTACGTTGGAGCACAATATTTGCAGAGAATGCATCAGATTTGTTGACAGTAATTCTGAATAGATGTGGAATTCAAAAAACTTTTGAAACGATAATGAGTGTATATGAAAGTCAAGCATTGGACCCGCATGTAAACAGAGAAAGGTTCAGAGAAGAATTATTTTTATGA
- a CDS encoding DUF2795 domain-containing protein gives METESKSGFLAELSMETQGVLAKIDFPVKRNDIIGQARKSRTTSDTLRELGMLPDKKYNSAENVAEELHIIYMGVPA, from the coding sequence ATGGAAACTGAGAGTAAAAGCGGATTTCTTGCAGAACTTTCTATGGAAACTCAAGGTGTATTAGCAAAGATAGATTTTCCTGTAAAAAGGAACGACATTATTGGGCAAGCAAGGAAGAGTAGAACAACCTCAGACACACTGAGGGAACTTGGCATGCTTCCAGACAAGAAATACAATAGCGCAGAGAATGTCGCCGAGGAACTTCATATCATTTACATGGGGGTCCCCGCCTAA
- a CDS encoding IS630 family transposase has translation MKTMVISYDEKPGIQAIGNVYPDLMPVEGHYSTIERDYEYKRHGTLSLLAGIDLISGRIYYKVFEKHRSWEFIQFLKELELIYPEEKIKILMDNHKIHTSIETREYLGTVPDKFEFVFTPKHASWLNIIESFFSKMTRSVLRGIRVDSIKELRERISQYIDQVNEKTVIFTWRYKMEGRDEMPGGITI, from the coding sequence ATTAAGACAATGGTTATTTCCTACGATGAAAAACCAGGTATTCAAGCAATTGGAAATGTTTATCCAGATCTTATGCCAGTAGAAGGGCATTATTCTACAATCGAAAGAGATTATGAATATAAAAGACATGGGACTCTTTCACTATTAGCTGGAATTGATTTGATATCAGGAAGAATTTATTATAAAGTATTTGAAAAACATAGAAGCTGGGAATTCATACAATTCCTTAAAGAACTGGAGTTAATTTATCCAGAAGAAAAGATCAAAATTTTGATGGATAATCACAAGATACATACATCAATAGAAACTCGAGAATATCTGGGAACTGTTCCTGATAAATTTGAATTTGTATTCACACCCAAACATGCTTCATGGCTAAATATAATTGAAAGTTTTTTCAGTAAAATGACAAGAAGCGTATTGAGAGGAATAAGAGTAGATTCAATAAAGGAGTTAAGGGAAAGAATCAGTCAATATATAGACCAGGTTAACGAAAAAACAGTTATATTTACGTGGAGATATAAAATGGAAGGAAGGGATGAAATGCCTGGTGGAATCACAATCTAA